In Nostoc sp. UHCC 0926, a single genomic region encodes these proteins:
- a CDS encoding CPBP family intramembrane glutamic endopeptidase — MVEQHKQEPEIPYLTRIQILGAMGATAIILLIVAKVLLHLGNFSVFSWDLNPRKLLLGVGLGFVITALSGLTYRLWTAYRKSADYYLEVVLKPLALPDLIWLGLLPGLSEELLFRGVMLPALGSDITAVILSSLCFGILHLSGSQQWPYVIWATIVGMILAYSALLTGNLLVPIVAHIITNWISSYFWKMSQLSAIKK, encoded by the coding sequence GTGGTTGAACAACACAAACAAGAGCCAGAAATTCCATACCTGACGCGCATCCAAATACTTGGGGCGATGGGAGCGACTGCAATCATTTTGTTGATAGTCGCCAAAGTTTTATTGCACTTGGGCAACTTTTCCGTATTTTCTTGGGACTTGAACCCAAGAAAGCTGCTGTTGGGTGTAGGATTGGGGTTCGTTATCACCGCATTAAGTGGCTTAACTTATCGCCTTTGGACTGCCTATCGTAAAAGTGCAGATTATTATCTAGAAGTGGTACTGAAACCCTTAGCCTTACCAGATTTAATTTGGCTGGGGTTACTACCGGGGTTGAGTGAAGAATTATTATTTAGAGGTGTAATGCTGCCAGCTTTAGGCTCTGATATTACAGCTGTAATTTTATCTAGTCTTTGCTTTGGCATCTTGCATCTTAGCGGTTCCCAACAATGGCCTTATGTGATTTGGGCAACAATTGTCGGGATGATATTGGCATATAGCGCTCTGCTCACGGGCAACTTATTAGTGCCGATTGTCGCTCACATTATTACCAATTGGATTTCTAGCTATTTCTGGAAAATGTCGCAATTGTCGGCAATTAAAAAATAA
- a CDS encoding DUF3326 domain-containing protein: protein MNRPYTAILIVPTGVGAAIGGYAGDALPVAKVIAQVCDRLITHPNVLNGASLYWNLPNAFYVEGYGLDKFASGCWGLRPVRSNKVGLLLDQAIEPELQLRHIQAADAARATLGLTLTDYVITDAPLNVELRTTASRASWGTIGNPDSLLRAAEILIKKAGAEAIAVVARFPDNMDSEAVQKYRHGEGVDPLAGAEAVISHLLVRTFQIPCAHSPALLSEPPQPDLSPRSAAEELGYTFLPCVLVGLSYAPQFIIEKRLIPSEQEDIWADQVDAAIVPATACGGSALLSLSQRRCQIITVEENKTLIKVPPQPLGIKSIQVNSYLEAVGVLAAHKAGINPSALCPKLLPLQAVVRRRD, encoded by the coding sequence ATGAATCGTCCATACACAGCTATCTTAATTGTACCAACTGGCGTTGGGGCTGCCATTGGGGGTTATGCCGGAGATGCTTTACCTGTTGCCAAAGTTATAGCACAGGTTTGCGATCGCCTAATTACTCACCCCAATGTCCTTAATGGCGCAAGTTTGTATTGGAACCTTCCAAATGCTTTCTATGTTGAAGGTTACGGGCTTGACAAATTTGCTTCTGGATGCTGGGGTTTGCGTCCAGTCCGCAGCAACAAAGTAGGTTTGCTTTTAGACCAAGCCATTGAGCCAGAGTTGCAACTACGACATATACAAGCAGCCGATGCAGCTAGAGCAACTTTGGGATTGACCTTAACAGATTATGTAATTACTGATGCACCATTAAACGTAGAATTACGCACTACAGCATCGAGAGCTAGTTGGGGAACAATTGGCAACCCAGATAGCTTGTTACGGGCAGCTGAGATATTAATTAAAAAAGCGGGGGCAGAAGCGATCGCAGTTGTTGCCCGTTTCCCCGATAATATGGACTCAGAAGCAGTACAGAAATACCGCCACGGTGAAGGCGTCGATCCTTTAGCGGGTGCAGAAGCTGTAATTAGCCATTTGCTAGTGCGAACCTTTCAAATTCCTTGCGCCCATTCTCCTGCCCTTTTGAGCGAACCTCCACAACCTGATTTATCTCCCCGTTCCGCCGCTGAAGAATTGGGCTATACCTTTTTGCCCTGTGTGCTTGTAGGATTAAGTTATGCCCCACAATTTATAATAGAGAAAAGACTGATCCCATCAGAGCAAGAAGATATTTGGGCAGATCAAGTCGATGCTGCGATCGTACCTGCAACTGCTTGTGGTGGCAGTGCCTTATTGAGTTTAAGCCAAAGACGATGCCAAATAATTACAGTTGAAGAAAATAAAACTCTGATAAAAGTTCCTCCCCAACCCTTGGGGATCAAATCTATACAGGTAAACTCATATTTAGAAGCAGTGGGTGTATTAGCAGCACACAAAGCAGGCATCAATCCCTCTGCTCTTTGTCCCAAATTGTTACCTTTGCAGGCAGTAGTTAGGAGACGCGATTAA
- a CDS encoding 2Fe-2S iron-sulfur cluster-binding protein → MPKSYTVEIHHQGEIHTLQVPEDETILSVADAAGLDLPSSCHAGVCTTCAGQISEGTVDQTDGMGVSPDLQKQGYVLLCVAKPLSDLKVQTEKEDVVYQLQFGKDQ, encoded by the coding sequence ATGCCCAAAAGTTACACCGTAGAAATTCATCACCAAGGCGAAATTCACACCTTGCAAGTTCCTGAAGATGAAACTATCTTATCAGTTGCCGATGCTGCTGGTTTGGATTTGCCGAGTTCCTGTCATGCAGGTGTTTGCACAACTTGCGCCGGTCAAATAAGCGAGGGAACTGTGGATCAAACTGATGGTATGGGCGTTAGTCCAGATTTGCAAAAGCAAGGTTACGTATTGCTTTGTGTTGCCAAACCCCTTTCTGATTTGAAAGTTCAGACGGAAAAAGAAGATGTAGTTTATCAGTTACAATTTGGCAAAGACCAATAA
- a CDS encoding GUN4 domain-containing protein, giving the protein MTEFDVFLCHNSEDKEEVIEIAYKLQREHNIKPWLDDWELQPGYPWQPELERQIQNINSAAVFIGKTGIGPWQEDEIYSFLREFKRRKCPIIPVLLPNAPQKPELPLFLTGITWVDFRTQSRVYTDPWIKLKWGITGIKPETQTIIHPPLFEQPIKPPTTTPEPKTDDLASEKNIDYTRLCDLLAAKNWKEADQETYRVMIQAVGKKDGDWFTPDELLNFPCTDLRTIDRLWVEYSNGHFGFSVQKEIYLSVGGKADGKYYKEAWEKFGDRVGWRVEKSWLITLTQNDTSSPRGHLPRVGRLGFWEAVLWGQAFNWQGVQAAVTSSLASRLANCNI; this is encoded by the coding sequence ATGACAGAGTTTGATGTGTTTCTTTGCCACAATAGCGAAGATAAGGAAGAAGTAATAGAAATAGCCTACAAATTACAACGCGAACATAATATTAAACCGTGGCTGGATGATTGGGAACTGCAACCGGGTTATCCCTGGCAACCAGAACTAGAAAGACAAATACAGAATATTAATTCAGCAGCAGTTTTTATCGGTAAGACTGGTATAGGCCCCTGGCAGGAAGATGAAATATATAGCTTTTTGCGTGAATTTAAACGGCGCAAGTGTCCTATAATTCCTGTATTACTCCCTAATGCTCCACAAAAGCCAGAACTACCTCTTTTCTTAACTGGTATAACGTGGGTCGATTTTCGGACACAAAGCCGTGTTTATACAGACCCTTGGATAAAATTGAAATGGGGTATTACTGGAATAAAGCCAGAAACACAAACTATTATTCATCCTCCACTATTTGAGCAACCTATAAAACCACCAACAACAACCCCTGAACCTAAAACAGATGACCTAGCCTCGGAAAAAAACATAGACTACACCAGACTATGCGACTTACTAGCAGCAAAAAACTGGAAGGAAGCCGACCAAGAAACCTATCGAGTGATGATTCAGGCTGTAGGTAAAAAGGATGGCGACTGGTTCACCCCAGACGAACTCTTAAATTTTCCTTGCACTGACTTACGCACAATTGACCGCTTATGGGTAGAATACAGCAATGGACACTTTGGCTTCAGCGTCCAGAAGGAAATTTACTTGAGCGTAGGCGGTAAAGCAGACGGCAAGTATTACAAAGAAGCCTGGGAGAAGTTTGGCGATCGCGTAGGATGGAGAGTGGAAAAAAGTTGGTTAATTACTCTTACTCAAAATGATACCTCTTCCCCAAGAGGACACCTCCCCAGAGTGGGGCGCTTAGGCTTTTGGGAGGCAGTACTTTGGGGGCAGGCGTTTAACTGGCAGGGCGTTCAGGCAGCGGTTACTTCTTCTCTCGCATCGAGACTTGCAAACTGTAACATTTAA
- a CDS encoding four helix bundle protein: protein MSNHIPIPDRAFEFAVRITKICTYLDKQPGTPRLLAAQLFRSGTSIGANIEESQSAESDRDFISKQSIALKEAKETKYWLKLLIKSEMMTEAQVKSLLDECEQLIKIIAKSIVTTKGKLGK from the coding sequence ATGAGTAATCACATCCCAATTCCTGATAGAGCATTTGAATTCGCTGTCAGAATAACCAAAATTTGTACTTATTTAGATAAACAGCCAGGAACACCAAGATTATTAGCTGCTCAGTTATTCAGATCGGGGACATCAATTGGTGCAAATATTGAAGAGTCTCAGTCTGCTGAAAGTGATAGGGATTTTATCAGCAAGCAATCTATAGCACTAAAAGAAGCAAAAGAAACAAAATACTGGTTGAAGCTGTTAATCAAATCAGAAATGATGACTGAGGCACAAGTAAAAAGCCTTTTAGATGAGTGTGAACAATTAATTAAAATTATTGCTAAATCAATTGTCACGACTAAAGGAAAGCTAGGGAAATAA
- a CDS encoding DUF4351 domain-containing protein, translated as MTRFIHDKFAKDYLEELLKNYGEVKASEKVAGEIKEIDVLFTPAKQQNSNLQILGLLGRFAENPAIIEPFRNPASTDEICDCILKLLEVKAFLRRESKANKTKLQDSEIPKLWVLTPTISETRLSSFGTMQKDGWLSGVHFLPDALRTAIVAIHQLPQTPETLWLRLLGRGNVQSQAIIELQALPLDHPYQKATLELVYNLRENLRVNQQLEADDRELIMRLEPLYQRDREQAVQTGEQRLIIRQLNRRLGEIDPSLIERVKELSIEQLENLGEALLDFSSVADLEAWLNKQSI; from the coding sequence ATGACCCGGTTTATACATGATAAATTTGCTAAAGATTATCTAGAAGAATTATTAAAAAATTACGGAGAAGTCAAAGCATCAGAAAAAGTTGCAGGAGAGATTAAAGAAATAGATGTTTTATTCACTCCTGCCAAACAGCAAAACTCTAATTTACAAATACTCGGTTTGCTAGGAAGATTTGCTGAAAATCCTGCCATCATAGAACCCTTTCGCAATCCAGCTTCTACCGATGAGATATGCGACTGTATTCTAAAATTATTAGAAGTCAAGGCTTTTCTGCGACGGGAATCTAAAGCCAATAAAACCAAACTTCAGGACTCAGAAATTCCCAAATTGTGGGTTCTTACACCAACCATATCTGAAACTAGATTGTCTAGCTTTGGAACTATGCAAAAAGACGGTTGGTTGTCGGGAGTACATTTTCTCCCGGATGCCTTGCGGACAGCAATTGTGGCAATACACCAACTACCGCAAACACCGGAAACTTTGTGGTTGAGGCTTTTAGGTAGGGGAAACGTGCAATCACAAGCGATTATCGAGTTACAAGCGTTACCATTAGATCATCCATACCAGAAAGCAACCCTAGAATTAGTTTACAACTTGCGCGAAAACTTGAGAGTAAACCAACAATTAGAAGCAGATGATAGGGAGTTAATTATGCGACTAGAACCACTTTATCAAAGAGACAGAGAACAAGCTGTACAGACAGGAGAACAACGTTTAATTATACGTCAACTCAATCGCCGTCTTGGTGAAATTGATCCGTCATTAATTGAGCGAGTTAAAGAATTATCGATTGAACAATTGGAGAACTTAGGAGAAGCATTGCTAGACTTTTCTAGCGTTGCTGATTTAGAAGCTTGGTTAAACAAACAATCAATCTAA